A genome region from Labilibaculum antarcticum includes the following:
- the glpA gene encoding anaerobic glycerol-3-phosphate dehydrogenase subunit A: MNKNISNEYDVIIIGGGITGTGTARDCAMRGLSVLLVERHDFAVGATGRNHGLLHSGSRYAVTDPESASECIKENRILRRIANHCVEENDGLFITLPEDDIAFQSQFVDACSSAGIENEIIDPAYARHIEPSVNPNLIGAVKVPDGSVDPFRLTMSNALDAKIHGAVLLTRHEVKGIVKEQDRAIGVELFNHETKQNVNYYGKIIVNAGGIWGHHIAKLAGVNINMFPAKGSLLIFGHRVNKMVLNRCRKPANADILVPGDTICLIGTTSERIPYDQIDNMFVSRQDVDVLIREGVKLSPALATTRILRAYAGVRPLVAADDDPTGRNISRGIVLLDHQKRDGLSGFITITGGKLMTYRLMAEEATDLICKKLAVDKQCETADKVLPGAEKSENPLSIATEKVYTGANISQKSAKDRHGTLAKNISTGDDYEDSLVCECEGVSVAEVKYAINELHVKNLKDLRRRTRVGMGTCQGELCACRAAGLLCEASEKPGKAKDDLARFLQERWKGMLPITWGEGINEIQFTSWIYEGIYGLEPDNN; this comes from the coding sequence ATGAACAAGAATATATCCAATGAGTACGATGTGATAATCATCGGAGGTGGGATCACCGGAACGGGTACCGCTAGAGATTGTGCGATGCGGGGACTAAGTGTTTTACTTGTAGAGCGTCATGATTTTGCCGTTGGGGCTACAGGACGAAATCATGGTTTGTTACATAGTGGTTCTCGATATGCTGTGACTGACCCTGAGTCTGCATCGGAGTGTATCAAAGAGAATAGGATTTTGCGACGTATTGCAAACCATTGTGTGGAAGAAAATGATGGATTATTCATCACTCTTCCGGAGGATGACATCGCTTTTCAATCTCAATTTGTAGATGCATGTAGCAGTGCCGGAATTGAAAATGAAATTATTGATCCTGCTTATGCTCGTCATATTGAACCTTCGGTTAATCCAAATTTAATTGGTGCTGTGAAGGTACCAGATGGATCTGTGGATCCTTTTCGCCTTACGATGTCGAATGCCCTGGACGCCAAAATTCATGGAGCTGTTCTCTTAACACGTCATGAGGTAAAAGGTATTGTGAAAGAGCAGGACCGGGCTATTGGTGTGGAGTTGTTCAATCATGAAACAAAACAAAACGTTAACTATTACGGCAAAATAATTGTGAATGCCGGAGGTATTTGGGGCCACCACATTGCGAAGCTTGCTGGTGTCAATATCAATATGTTTCCAGCGAAAGGTTCTTTGCTTATTTTTGGTCACCGTGTGAATAAAATGGTATTGAACAGATGTCGAAAGCCTGCTAATGCTGATATTCTGGTACCGGGAGATACAATTTGTCTGATTGGAACCACATCGGAACGTATTCCGTACGACCAAATTGATAATATGTTTGTATCCAGGCAGGATGTGGATGTGCTTATTCGTGAGGGAGTAAAGCTTTCTCCGGCATTGGCCACTACTCGTATTTTGCGTGCTTATGCAGGTGTACGTCCCTTGGTTGCTGCAGACGATGATCCAACCGGACGAAACATTAGCCGTGGAATTGTACTTCTGGATCATCAGAAGCGTGATGGACTTTCTGGCTTTATCACCATTACGGGTGGCAAGCTGATGACATATCGTTTGATGGCTGAAGAAGCTACTGATTTAATCTGCAAAAAACTGGCGGTTGATAAGCAATGCGAAACAGCAGATAAGGTTTTGCCAGGAGCCGAAAAGAGTGAAAATCCGCTAAGTATTGCTACGGAAAAAGTATATACAGGGGCTAACATCTCACAAAAATCGGCGAAAGATCGTCATGGAACTCTTGCAAAGAATATTTCCACTGGTGACGACTACGAAGATTCATTGGTTTGTGAGTGTGAAGGGGTATCAGTAGCCGAGGTAAAATATGCTATTAATGAATTGCACGTAAAAAATCTGAAGGACCTGCGACGCCGTACCCGTGTTGGTATGGGAACATGTCAGGGAGAATTATGTGCTTGCCGTGCGGCCGGACTCCTTTGCGAAGCTTCGGAAAAACCAGGTAAGGCAAAAGATGATTTGGCTAGATTTCTTCAGGAACGATGGAAGGGAATGTTGCCAATTACTTGGGGGGAAGGAATTAATGAGATTCAGTTTACTTCTTGGATTTACGAAGGCATATATGGTTTGGAACCAGATAACAATTAA